In one Dreissena polymorpha isolate Duluth1 chromosome 7, UMN_Dpol_1.0, whole genome shotgun sequence genomic region, the following are encoded:
- the LOC127838357 gene encoding uncharacterized protein LOC127838357 isoform X2 yields the protein MVGNKDGEIKCKEEHNRIVEPIKDHAFSSIHGTEHIDCFEGVICQKVTTVEEEVSLEGKYALGLNGNVIANNNKENNNIKIYVDTLKNQGSISLRNEDYALEVMEKQIDNSTRLVNTETFEVDTLEVDQCVGFDDNNDTCEVILNDEGVQCVRSTKPYALITCDWSARCESVVVPELSEAEHCTHVGSSSQSEGSVIIDEVADVNDKVVGEAPVEIMIEHTDEVDNTDVGKAVVTGTLTPNAERCSSSNKHDVGEPNGIDGNPVLHTSHSSDVTICTVSRPVSLDDSLAEIFTAGLPDDLEIKDNQDPNIDGLENERVDTRISECSVVSSIGGCMTSSQLAEIDWNSQFPTYSPEEQTRDLQQTGLSPVLLINETIEQRETTPDKEATESGEAILKRGLLVSRGQTITKETSIGTVATLVKVTLVSGETFCKKETNISGKTTLEKEIPMSAPVTIENGASVPREASGEKGAADFGAETKTKESCNNHSVDGSPYQHKDGSAIVRGIIHELSQMNKLLLRTKRDMETSHRKRQK from the exons ATGGTGGGGAATAAGGATGGTGAAATCAAATGCAAAGAAGAACACAACCGCATTGTTGAGCCTATAAAAGACCATGCCTTTAGTTCAATTCATGGAACAGAACATATTGACTGTTTTGAGGGAGTTATTTGCCAAAAAGTTACCACTGTTGAGGAAGAAGTAAGCTTGGAAGGCAAATATGCGTTAGGACTGAATGGAAATGTTATTGCCAAtaataacaaagaaaataataacattaagataTATGTGGACACTTTAAAAAATCAAGGAAGTATAAGCTTGAGAAATGAAGATTACGCACTAGAAGTGATGGAAAAACAGATTGATAACAGTACAAGATTGGTAAACACAGAGACTTTTGAAGTTGATACCCTTGAGGTGGATCAGTGTGTTGGTTTTGATGATAACAATGATACATGTGAAGTTATTTTAAATGATGAAGGTGTTCAGTGTGTAAGGTCGACAAAGCCTTATGCATTAATCACGTGTGACTGGTCTGCAAGGTGTGAATCTGTTGTTGTCCCTGAGCTAAGTGAAGCAGAACACTGTACACATGTTGGTTCATCTAGCCAGTCTGAAGGTTCTGTTATCATTGATGAAGTGGCTGATGTAAATGACAAAGTTGTTGGTGAAGCCCCTGTTGAAATCATGATTGAACACACGGATGAAGTTGATAACACTGATGTAGGTAAAGCTGTTGTTACTGGTACACTCACTCCTAATGCAGAACGTTGTTCTTCATCTAATAAACATGATGTTGGTGAACCCAATGGTATTGACGGAAATCCTGTTCTTCACACTTCACATAGCAGCGATGTTACCATATGCACTGTGTCCAGACCTGTGTCATTAGATGATAGCCTAGCCGAAATATTTACAGCAGGACTTCCAGATGATCTTGAGATCAAG GACAATCAAGACCCAAATATTGATGGACTCGAAAATGAACGAGTGGATACAAGGATTTCAG AGTGTAGTGTGGTGTCCAGTATTGGGGGTTGTATGACCAGCTCCCAACTGGCAGAAATTGACTGGAATTCACAGTTCCCTACGTATAG CCCTGAAGAGCAGACCAGAGATTTACAGCAAACTGGCCTCAGCCCTGTTCTACTGATAAATGAGACAATTGAACAAAGGGAAACAACTCCTGACAAAGAAGCAACTGAATCAGGGGAAGCAATTCTTAAGAGAGGCCTTCTTGTGTCAAGGGGACaaactataaccaaagaaacatCTATTGGAACGGTGGCAACTTTGGTTAAAGTAACTCTTGTTTCAGGGGAGACTTTTtgcaaaaaagaaacaaatatttcaGGGAAAACAACTCTAGAGAAAGAAATACCAATGTCAGCACCAGTAACTATTGAAAATGGAGCATCTGTGCCAAGGGAGGCAAGTGGAGAAAAAGGAGCAGCAGACTTTGGGGCGGAGACTAAGACTAAGGAATCCTGTAATAATCATAGCGTGGATGGATCACCTTACCAGCATAAAGATGGTTCAGCTATTGTTAGAGGCATTATACATGAGCTGTCTCAAATGAA caAACTACTTCTGCGGACAAAAAGGGACATGGAGACTTCACACAGGAAGCGCCAGAAATGA
- the LOC127838357 gene encoding uncharacterized protein LOC127838357 isoform X1, whose protein sequence is MVGNKDGEIKCKEEHNRIVEPIKDHAFSSIHGTEHIDCFEGVICQKVTTVEEEVSLEGKYALGLNGNVIANNNKENNNIKIYVDTLKNQGSISLRNEDYALEVMEKQIDNSTRLVNTETFEVDTLEVDQCVGFDDNNDTCEVILNDEGVQCVRSTKPYALITCDWSARCESVVVPELSEAEHCTHVGSSSQSEGSVIIDEVADVNDKVVGEAPVEIMIEHTDEVDNTDVGKAVVTGTLTPNAERCSSSNKHDVGEPNGIDGNPVLHTSHSSDVTICTVSRPVSLDDSLAEIFTAGLPDDLEIKFQDNQDPNIDGLENERVDTRISECSVVSSIGGCMTSSQLAEIDWNSQFPTYSPEEQTRDLQQTGLSPVLLINETIEQRETTPDKEATESGEAILKRGLLVSRGQTITKETSIGTVATLVKVTLVSGETFCKKETNISGKTTLEKEIPMSAPVTIENGASVPREASGEKGAADFGAETKTKESCNNHSVDGSPYQHKDGSAIVRGIIHELSQMNKLLLRTKRDMETSHRKRQK, encoded by the exons ATGGTGGGGAATAAGGATGGTGAAATCAAATGCAAAGAAGAACACAACCGCATTGTTGAGCCTATAAAAGACCATGCCTTTAGTTCAATTCATGGAACAGAACATATTGACTGTTTTGAGGGAGTTATTTGCCAAAAAGTTACCACTGTTGAGGAAGAAGTAAGCTTGGAAGGCAAATATGCGTTAGGACTGAATGGAAATGTTATTGCCAAtaataacaaagaaaataataacattaagataTATGTGGACACTTTAAAAAATCAAGGAAGTATAAGCTTGAGAAATGAAGATTACGCACTAGAAGTGATGGAAAAACAGATTGATAACAGTACAAGATTGGTAAACACAGAGACTTTTGAAGTTGATACCCTTGAGGTGGATCAGTGTGTTGGTTTTGATGATAACAATGATACATGTGAAGTTATTTTAAATGATGAAGGTGTTCAGTGTGTAAGGTCGACAAAGCCTTATGCATTAATCACGTGTGACTGGTCTGCAAGGTGTGAATCTGTTGTTGTCCCTGAGCTAAGTGAAGCAGAACACTGTACACATGTTGGTTCATCTAGCCAGTCTGAAGGTTCTGTTATCATTGATGAAGTGGCTGATGTAAATGACAAAGTTGTTGGTGAAGCCCCTGTTGAAATCATGATTGAACACACGGATGAAGTTGATAACACTGATGTAGGTAAAGCTGTTGTTACTGGTACACTCACTCCTAATGCAGAACGTTGTTCTTCATCTAATAAACATGATGTTGGTGAACCCAATGGTATTGACGGAAATCCTGTTCTTCACACTTCACATAGCAGCGATGTTACCATATGCACTGTGTCCAGACCTGTGTCATTAGATGATAGCCTAGCCGAAATATTTACAGCAGGACTTCCAGATGATCTTGAGATCAAG TTTCAGGACAATCAAGACCCAAATATTGATGGACTCGAAAATGAACGAGTGGATACAAGGATTTCAG AGTGTAGTGTGGTGTCCAGTATTGGGGGTTGTATGACCAGCTCCCAACTGGCAGAAATTGACTGGAATTCACAGTTCCCTACGTATAG CCCTGAAGAGCAGACCAGAGATTTACAGCAAACTGGCCTCAGCCCTGTTCTACTGATAAATGAGACAATTGAACAAAGGGAAACAACTCCTGACAAAGAAGCAACTGAATCAGGGGAAGCAATTCTTAAGAGAGGCCTTCTTGTGTCAAGGGGACaaactataaccaaagaaacatCTATTGGAACGGTGGCAACTTTGGTTAAAGTAACTCTTGTTTCAGGGGAGACTTTTtgcaaaaaagaaacaaatatttcaGGGAAAACAACTCTAGAGAAAGAAATACCAATGTCAGCACCAGTAACTATTGAAAATGGAGCATCTGTGCCAAGGGAGGCAAGTGGAGAAAAAGGAGCAGCAGACTTTGGGGCGGAGACTAAGACTAAGGAATCCTGTAATAATCATAGCGTGGATGGATCACCTTACCAGCATAAAGATGGTTCAGCTATTGTTAGAGGCATTATACATGAGCTGTCTCAAATGAA caAACTACTTCTGCGGACAAAAAGGGACATGGAGACTTCACACAGGAAGCGCCAGAAATGA